A region from the Malus domestica chromosome 07, GDT2T_hap1 genome encodes:
- the LOC139197685 gene encoding uncharacterized protein produces MSSSRRVHQQFVEEKKRLLAQQEELINLEEGGGGDEAFTMDEDSDDDHRRQKASRSRCVMVAVGQIAKPRRAANFDRKRGNTRMQRSLFNKIMSAICNHDPYFVQKDDAFRVLGLIPEQKITAALRILAYGASANQVDEIAKMGKTIVLESLMRFCSAIKALYTNEYLRTPTPRDMRRLLRKVEMRSFLDRIGSIDCMHWTWKNCPSA; encoded by the exons atgtcttcttcaaggagagtgcatcaacaatttgtggaggaaaagaaaagattGTTGGCACAACAGGAAGAACTGAtcaatctcgaggaaggtggaggtggagatgaggctttcaCAATGGATGAGGACTCGGATGATGACCATAGAAGGCAAAAGGCCTCACGTTCCCGCTGTGTCATGGTAGCTGTGGGTCAGATAGCTAAACCCAGACGTGCCGCAAACTTTGATAGAAAAAGGGGAAATACGAG aatgcaacgaagtttattcaacaaaatcatgagtgctatttgcaaccatgatccataTTTTGTGCAAAAAGATGATGCTTTTCGTGTTCTAGGTCTTATTCCagagcaaaaaattacggctGCCTTGCGAAtacttgcatatggagcatctgcaaatcaagtggatgagatcgcgAAGATGGGAAAAACAATTGTTCTGGAGTCCCTGATGCGGTTTTGCTCTGCAATTAAAGCCCTGTACACCAATGAGTACCTCCGGACACCCACGCCAAGGGACATGCGAAGGCTTTTGAGGAAGGTTGAGATGCGAAGCTTCCTTGACAggattggaagcatcgactgcatgcactggacttggaaaaattgtccaagtgcaTAG